Proteins encoded together in one Microbacterium oxydans window:
- a CDS encoding ABC-F family ATP-binding cassette domain-containing protein, translated as MAHLLGAEALHLEYPTRVVFDSVTLGIEEGDRIGIVGRNGDGKSSLLGMLAGIKEPNSGRVTVRGGTRIGVLDQADNLPDDLTISAAVVGDTPEYEWAGDARIRDVIEGLLTDLPWDAEIGSLSGGQRRRVSLAKLLTGDWDVIALDEPTNHLDVEAITWLAGHLKKRWSPNSGALMVVTHDRWFLDEISTETWEVHDRIVEPFEGGYAAYILQRVERDRMAAATEAKRQNLAKKELAWLRRGAPARTAKPKFRIDAANELIADVPEIRDKVSLQSLAVSRLGKDVVDLLDVGVTYPTADGGEKVVLRDIEWRIAPGERTGILGVNGAGKSTLLGLISGTVEPTVGRVKRGSTVKVQTLTQRLDELTQHWNDPVRVIISGLRTSYTMGAGSKAQDLTPGQLLERLGFDSAQLSTPVKDLSGGQQRRLQLLLVLLDQPNVLILDEPTNDLDTDMLAAIEDLLDSWSGTLLVVSHDRYFLERVTDQQYAILDGHLRHLPGGVDEYLRLRHLQSSTGSKQTATAAATATAAATAKGLDGAALRTAQKEVSALERRIQKLTQQVNTAKTALADHDQSDYAGLGDRMKKISDQQAEIEELELRWFELTEEIG; from the coding sequence ATGGCACATCTTCTCGGGGCTGAAGCCCTGCACCTCGAATACCCGACCAGAGTCGTCTTCGACTCCGTGACCCTCGGCATCGAGGAGGGCGATCGCATCGGCATCGTCGGCCGCAACGGCGACGGCAAGTCCAGCCTCCTCGGGATGCTGGCCGGCATCAAGGAGCCGAACTCCGGACGCGTCACGGTGCGCGGCGGCACCCGCATCGGCGTGCTCGACCAGGCCGACAACCTGCCGGACGACCTGACGATCAGCGCCGCCGTCGTCGGCGACACCCCGGAGTACGAGTGGGCGGGCGATGCGCGCATCCGCGACGTCATCGAAGGACTGCTCACCGATCTGCCCTGGGACGCCGAGATCGGCTCCCTCAGCGGTGGTCAGCGGCGCCGCGTCTCGCTCGCGAAGCTGCTCACCGGCGACTGGGACGTGATCGCGCTCGACGAGCCCACCAACCACCTCGACGTCGAGGCCATCACCTGGCTCGCGGGACACCTCAAGAAGCGCTGGTCTCCGAACTCGGGCGCCCTCATGGTCGTGACCCACGACCGGTGGTTCCTCGACGAGATCAGCACCGAGACCTGGGAGGTGCACGACCGCATCGTCGAGCCCTTCGAGGGCGGCTACGCGGCGTACATCCTGCAGCGCGTCGAGCGCGACCGGATGGCGGCCGCGACCGAGGCGAAGCGTCAGAACCTCGCGAAGAAGGAGCTCGCGTGGCTCCGCCGCGGCGCCCCCGCCCGCACGGCCAAGCCGAAGTTCCGCATCGACGCCGCGAACGAGCTCATCGCCGACGTGCCCGAGATCCGCGACAAGGTCTCCCTGCAGTCGCTCGCCGTCTCGCGCCTCGGCAAGGACGTGGTCGACCTGCTCGACGTCGGAGTGACCTACCCCACGGCGGACGGCGGCGAGAAGGTCGTGCTGCGCGACATCGAGTGGCGCATCGCACCGGGGGAGCGCACCGGCATCCTCGGCGTGAACGGCGCCGGCAAGTCCACCCTGCTCGGTCTCATCTCCGGCACCGTGGAGCCGACCGTCGGCCGGGTCAAGCGCGGCAGCACCGTGAAGGTGCAGACCCTCACGCAGCGGCTCGACGAGCTCACCCAGCACTGGAACGACCCGGTGCGCGTGATCATCTCCGGACTGCGCACCTCGTACACGATGGGGGCCGGCTCCAAGGCGCAGGATCTCACGCCGGGACAGCTGCTCGAACGGCTCGGGTTCGACTCCGCGCAGCTCTCGACGCCCGTGAAGGACCTCTCGGGCGGTCAGCAGCGACGGTTGCAGCTGCTGCTCGTGCTGCTCGACCAGCCGAACGTGCTGATCCTCGACGAGCCGACCAACGACCTCGACACCGACATGCTCGCCGCGATCGAAGACCTGCTCGACTCCTGGTCCGGCACGCTCCTGGTGGTCAGCCACGACCGGTACTTCCTGGAGCGCGTCACCGATCAGCAGTACGCGATCCTCGACGGTCATCTGCGGCACCTGCCCGGTGGCGTCGACGAGTACCTGCGACTGCGGCACCTGCAGTCCTCGACCGGTTCGAAGCAGACCGCGACGGCCGCGGCGACGGCGACCGCGGCGGCGACCGCCAAGGGACTCGACGGTGCCGCCCTGCGCACGGCGCAGAAGGAGGTGTCGGCCCTCGAACGGCGCATCCAGAAGCTCACGCAGCAGGTGAACACCGCGAAGACGGCACTGGCCGATCACGACCAGTCCGACTACGCGGGCCTCGGCGATCGCATGAAGAAGATCAGCGATCAGCAGGCCGAGATCGAGGAGCTGGAGCTGCGCTGGTTCGAACTCACCGAGGAGATCGGCTGA
- a CDS encoding spermidine synthase has product MPRNRRVFSLMLDDRRAKLMQSKRRPGRYELSVDGIPQSVVSMTEPTDLEYAYIQHIARAMDAAAEPGAPLFTVHLGAGALTLARYVEATRTGSPQLVVEFEPALYEAVIAALPLPAGTDLRVIFGDARAVADAELPGEELPGEERSPLPSSPSPALGAAATGRTAVDTDWVDARFTVVDLWDAAVIRHRVASQEFYRRVAARSAADGVVAVNLLDGHPFEYSRRQAATLSTVFDHLAVVLDAEPNDDEGPLGNVVIFASDEPLPVVTTPELLGTPQPHMLHGDSLRSWIGEARIMTDADGTDSPDPDDPIWN; this is encoded by the coding sequence GTGCCAAGGAATCGCCGGGTGTTCTCGCTCATGCTCGATGACCGCAGGGCGAAGCTGATGCAGTCGAAACGGCGACCCGGTCGCTACGAACTCAGCGTCGACGGGATTCCGCAGTCCGTCGTCTCGATGACGGAGCCCACCGACCTCGAATACGCGTACATCCAGCACATCGCCCGGGCGATGGATGCCGCGGCGGAGCCCGGTGCGCCGCTGTTCACCGTGCATCTGGGCGCCGGAGCCCTCACGCTGGCGCGCTATGTCGAGGCCACGCGCACCGGATCGCCTCAACTCGTCGTCGAGTTCGAACCCGCTCTCTACGAAGCGGTGATCGCCGCGCTGCCGCTGCCCGCCGGCACGGATCTGCGGGTCATCTTCGGCGACGCACGAGCGGTGGCGGACGCGGAACTTCCGGGCGAGGAGCTTCCGGGCGAGGAGCGATCGCCCCTGCCGTCCTCCCCGTCCCCCGCGCTCGGCGCCGCAGCCACCGGTCGCACCGCGGTCGACACCGACTGGGTGGATGCGCGCTTCACCGTCGTCGATCTCTGGGACGCCGCCGTCATCCGGCATCGCGTGGCCAGCCAGGAGTTCTACCGCCGCGTCGCCGCGCGCTCGGCAGCAGACGGCGTCGTGGCGGTGAACCTGCTCGATGGGCATCCGTTCGAGTACTCACGACGGCAGGCGGCCACCCTGAGCACCGTGTTCGATCACCTCGCCGTCGTCCTCGACGCCGAGCCGAACGATGATGAAGGACCCCTCGGCAACGTCGTCATCTTCGCGAGCGACGAGCCGCTGCCCGTCGTGACGACCCCGGAGCTCCTCGGCACACCGCAGCCCCACATGCTCCACGGCGATTCGCTGCGGTCGTGGATCGGCGAGGCGCGCATCATGACCGACGCCGACGGCACCGACTCCCCCGACCCCGACGACCCGATCTGGAACTAG
- a CDS encoding HNH endonuclease signature motif containing protein — translation MTALLDATDSQMAMLADLVASLEAAKSTLSSMQAARDGMLAMAGRLAVDIAREAAHPDHGDMAIRTVAAEIGAAQHVSDRTIERRMAEASWLVERFPTVWEAQGEGRISAAHSRVIVDAGAHLDDAEDRAAYAAEVVELAATESPNRLRRIARRLAERFQERSITERHLDARAQRRVWVKDLDDGMAELGARGPAVLLHGMLDRLSQMAHAVKEENGRAAKHAGADPGADPGADPRAAAGTAAGTAQPPVDERTIDQLRADLLADLVLTGTPVGHDTTDGLLSEIRARVEVTVPVLTLMDDGSSPTSPPAELDGVTPIDTATARTLAGSATGWERVLTHPISGGLLAVDRYRPGEQLRRHLRARDQRCRFPGCGIAARKCDLDHNHAASAGGATADGNLSAFCRRHHMLKHHSPWHVEQRPGGVLAWTSPTGRAYIDRPPPQHTVTFTSADEMPVPF, via the coding sequence ATGACAGCACTGCTCGACGCGACGGATTCCCAGATGGCGATGCTCGCCGATCTGGTGGCGTCGCTCGAGGCGGCGAAATCGACGTTGAGCAGCATGCAGGCGGCCCGCGACGGCATGCTCGCGATGGCCGGGCGCCTCGCGGTCGACATCGCTCGTGAGGCCGCGCATCCTGACCATGGCGACATGGCGATCCGCACGGTCGCCGCCGAGATCGGTGCGGCGCAGCATGTGAGCGACCGCACGATCGAGCGGAGGATGGCCGAGGCTTCCTGGCTGGTCGAGCGGTTCCCGACGGTGTGGGAGGCGCAGGGCGAAGGACGGATCAGCGCGGCGCATTCGCGGGTGATCGTCGACGCGGGAGCGCATCTCGACGATGCCGAGGATCGCGCCGCGTATGCCGCGGAAGTGGTGGAGCTCGCCGCGACGGAGTCTCCGAATCGTCTGCGCCGGATCGCACGGCGGCTTGCCGAACGGTTCCAGGAACGCAGCATCACCGAGCGGCATCTCGATGCGCGCGCCCAGCGGCGGGTGTGGGTGAAAGACCTCGACGACGGGATGGCCGAGCTCGGAGCGCGGGGACCCGCCGTCCTCCTGCACGGGATGCTCGACCGTCTGTCGCAGATGGCGCATGCGGTGAAGGAGGAGAACGGCAGGGCGGCGAAGCATGCCGGCGCCGATCCCGGTGCCGATCCCGGTGCTGATCCCCGCGCCGCTGCCGGCACCGCTGCTGGCACCGCACAGCCTCCCGTGGATGAGCGGACGATCGACCAGCTGCGCGCCGACCTGCTCGCCGATCTCGTGCTCACCGGAACCCCTGTGGGGCATGACACGACGGACGGACTGCTGAGCGAGATCCGCGCCAGGGTCGAGGTCACGGTGCCGGTGCTCACCCTGATGGACGATGGCTCCTCGCCGACGTCTCCTCCTGCCGAGCTCGACGGCGTGACACCGATCGATACGGCGACCGCTCGGACGCTCGCGGGCTCGGCGACGGGCTGGGAGCGCGTGCTGACGCATCCGATCTCGGGCGGGCTGCTCGCGGTAGACCGCTACCGTCCGGGTGAGCAGCTACGACGGCACCTCCGCGCGCGAGACCAGCGCTGCCGGTTCCCCGGATGCGGGATCGCGGCGCGGAAGTGCGACCTCGACCACAATCATGCGGCATCGGCAGGCGGTGCCACCGCGGATGGGAACCTCTCCGCGTTCTGTCGACGACATCACATGCTCAAGCACCACTCCCCCTGGCACGTCGAACAGCGCCCGGGCGGCGTGCTGGCGTGGACGAGTCCGACGGGTCGCGCGTACATCGACCGCCCGCCACCGCAGCACACGGTGACCTTCACGAGCGCCGACGAGATGCCCGTTCCGTTCTGA
- a CDS encoding AAA family ATPase has protein sequence MRTEGGCCIFVNGLPGSGKSTYARKFVNARRGWLNLDVDLLRGLLGTASVDFVQAGAEVQPLALAVLREQIASGGNVIFPQLFFIPAEASAFEDAVLASGGRIRRTLLREDVDECWRRVEARARQAPTDSVERGILALLTDAGGVAELERMERQLSAWSDLADPLVLITAATPHEELAALATTPHP, from the coding sequence GTGAGGACGGAAGGCGGCTGCTGCATCTTCGTCAACGGCCTCCCCGGATCCGGCAAGTCCACCTACGCACGGAAGTTCGTCAACGCCCGGCGCGGATGGCTCAACCTCGACGTCGATCTGTTGCGCGGACTCCTGGGTACGGCCTCGGTGGACTTCGTTCAGGCCGGTGCCGAGGTCCAGCCGCTCGCCCTGGCCGTCCTCAGGGAGCAGATCGCCTCCGGAGGCAACGTGATCTTCCCACAGCTCTTCTTCATCCCCGCGGAGGCCTCCGCGTTCGAGGACGCGGTCCTGGCGAGCGGCGGAAGGATACGACGCACGCTGCTCCGCGAGGATGTCGACGAGTGCTGGCGCCGCGTCGAGGCGCGGGCACGACAGGCTCCCACCGACTCCGTGGAGCGCGGGATCCTCGCCCTGCTCACGGACGCCGGCGGCGTCGCCGAGCTGGAGCGGATGGAGCGGCAGCTGTCCGCGTGGTCGGACCTCGCCGATCCACTCGTCCTCATCACCGCGGCGACGCCCCACGAAGAGCTCGCGGCGCTCGCGACCACCCCTCATCCCTGA
- a CDS encoding sugar-binding protein — protein MKKILLSATALVVAGAFALTGCSSERGGDTGSGAGEETAKGFAADATIGVALPDKTSENWVLAGQLFTDGLTKAGFKPDVQYAPASNTVAEQQNQIQAMVTGGAKVIIIGAKDGKQLATQVEAARDAGVTVIAYDRLIENTEAVDYYVAFDNFKVGQLQGQALLDGLAERAGHEAPYNIELFSGSPDDANSAVFFNGAMDVLQPKIDDGTLKVVSGQTEIAQTATEGWKAENAQRRMDSLLTSTYSSATLDGVLSPNDTLARAIITSVQGAGKDVPVVTGQDSEVESVKSIMEGIQYSTINKDTTLLVEQSIKMVGQLQKGEKVDVNDTEQYDNGVKVVPAYLLDPIIVTKENAAEAYANVPSLLEIVKSYQ, from the coding sequence ATGAAGAAGATTCTTCTGTCGGCGACAGCGCTTGTCGTCGCGGGCGCCTTCGCCCTCACCGGCTGCTCCTCGGAGCGCGGCGGTGACACCGGATCCGGAGCGGGGGAGGAGACCGCCAAGGGCTTCGCCGCCGACGCCACGATCGGTGTCGCCCTCCCGGACAAGACCTCGGAGAACTGGGTCCTCGCCGGTCAGCTGTTCACGGACGGCCTGACCAAGGCCGGATTCAAGCCGGACGTGCAGTACGCGCCCGCCAGCAACACGGTCGCCGAGCAGCAGAACCAGATCCAGGCGATGGTCACCGGTGGCGCCAAGGTCATCATCATCGGTGCCAAGGACGGCAAGCAGCTCGCGACGCAGGTCGAGGCAGCCCGCGACGCCGGCGTCACCGTCATCGCCTACGACCGTCTGATCGAGAACACGGAGGCCGTCGACTACTACGTCGCGTTCGACAACTTCAAGGTCGGTCAGCTGCAGGGCCAGGCTCTGCTCGACGGCCTCGCCGAGCGCGCGGGCCACGAGGCTCCGTACAACATCGAGCTGTTCTCGGGTTCTCCGGATGACGCGAACTCCGCCGTGTTCTTCAACGGTGCGATGGACGTGCTGCAGCCGAAGATCGACGACGGCACGCTGAAGGTCGTCTCCGGCCAGACCGAGATCGCCCAGACGGCGACCGAGGGCTGGAAGGCGGAGAACGCACAGCGCCGCATGGACTCGCTCCTCACGTCGACCTACAGCTCGGCGACGCTGGACGGCGTCCTGTCCCCGAACGACACGCTCGCTCGCGCCATCATCACCTCGGTGCAGGGCGCCGGCAAGGATGTCCCGGTCGTCACCGGTCAGGACTCCGAGGTCGAGTCGGTCAAGTCGATCATGGAGGGCATCCAGTACTCCACGATCAACAAGGACACCACGCTCCTCGTCGAGCAGTCCATCAAGATGGTCGGCCAGCTCCAGAAGGGCGAGAAGGTCGACGTCAACGACACCGAGCAGTACGACAACGGCGTGAAGGTCGTTCCGGCCTACCTGCTCGACCCGATCATCGTCACGAAGGAGAACGCGGCCGAGGCTTACGCCAACGTCCCGAGCCTCCTCGAGATCGTGAAGTCGTACCAGTAA
- the mmsB gene encoding multiple monosaccharide ABC transporter permease → MTTDTTATKRGFHFKDITKMFGGGQSTLRQFGILGSLVVILVVFQVLTWIFKGTGLTLSSGNLINVVNQYSYILILAIGMVMVIIMGHIDLSVGSVAAFTGIVVAKAMADWNLPWPLGVLLGLGVGVLVGAWQGFWVAYVGVPAFIVTLAGMLFFRGANQWVGDSQSIPVPQGFKVIGAGYLPELSFIPVPFNVLTMLLALLGVAWIVFWEIRTRRIQHKMGADMAPLWVSVTKVVLISVVILVAGWLFATGREGTSFPISGIILLALVILYSFITNNTVFGRHIYAVGGNRQAARLSGVKDRWVDFFVMMNMSVLASLAGMIYVARATASGPQDGNGWELDAIASVFIGGAAVSGGIGTVIGSIIGGLVMAFLNNGLALLGAGADVVSMIKGLVLLFAVGVDVWNKQQGRPSITGFLTRRFGRKQDPATDTFDPTKTNYPTSQKYEAPAVDETRGK, encoded by the coding sequence ATGACCACCGACACCACCGCAACGAAGCGCGGCTTCCACTTCAAGGACATCACGAAGATGTTCGGCGGCGGGCAGTCGACCCTCCGCCAGTTCGGCATCCTCGGCAGCCTCGTCGTGATCCTCGTCGTCTTCCAGGTGCTGACCTGGATCTTCAAGGGCACCGGCCTCACGCTCTCCTCGGGCAACCTGATCAACGTCGTCAACCAGTACTCCTACATCCTGATCCTCGCGATCGGCATGGTGATGGTCATCATCATGGGGCACATCGACCTGTCGGTCGGCTCGGTCGCCGCGTTCACGGGCATCGTGGTCGCGAAGGCGATGGCGGACTGGAACCTCCCCTGGCCGCTCGGTGTCCTGCTCGGCCTCGGTGTCGGCGTGCTCGTGGGCGCCTGGCAGGGCTTCTGGGTCGCGTACGTCGGAGTACCCGCGTTCATCGTGACGCTGGCCGGCATGCTGTTCTTCCGCGGGGCGAACCAGTGGGTCGGCGACTCGCAGTCGATTCCGGTGCCGCAGGGCTTCAAGGTCATCGGCGCCGGGTATCTTCCGGAGCTGTCGTTCATCCCGGTGCCCTTCAACGTGCTCACCATGCTCCTCGCCCTCCTCGGCGTCGCCTGGATCGTGTTCTGGGAGATCCGCACCCGTCGCATCCAGCACAAGATGGGGGCCGACATGGCGCCGCTCTGGGTGAGCGTCACCAAGGTCGTGCTGATCTCCGTCGTGATCCTCGTCGCCGGCTGGCTGTTCGCGACCGGTCGTGAGGGCACCAGCTTCCCGATCTCGGGCATCATCCTGCTCGCCCTCGTCATCCTGTACTCGTTCATCACGAACAACACGGTCTTCGGCCGGCACATCTACGCGGTCGGTGGCAACCGCCAGGCCGCCCGCCTCTCGGGTGTGAAGGACCGCTGGGTCGACTTCTTCGTGATGATGAACATGTCGGTCCTCGCCTCGCTCGCCGGCATGATCTATGTCGCACGCGCCACCGCCTCCGGCCCTCAGGACGGCAACGGGTGGGAGCTCGACGCGATCGCCTCGGTGTTCATCGGTGGCGCGGCCGTCTCGGGCGGCATCGGCACCGTGATCGGCTCGATCATCGGTGGTCTCGTGATGGCGTTCCTGAACAACGGTCTGGCGCTGCTGGGTGCCGGTGCCGACGTGGTCTCGATGATCAAGGGTCTCGTGCTGCTCTTCGCCGTCGGCGTCGACGTCTGGAACAAGCAGCAGGGCCGCCCGTCGATCACCGGGTTCCTGACCCGTCGCTTCGGTCGCAAGCAGGACCCCGCGACCGACACCTTCGATCCGACGAAGACGAACTACCCCACCAGCCAGAAGTACGAAGCCCCCGCCGTCGACGAGACGCGCGGAAAGTAG
- the mmsA gene encoding multiple monosaccharide ABC transporter ATP-binding protein, with protein MTARREERSVSTTATLPTVSGPILEMRSITKEFPGVKALADVSITVRAGEIHAICGENGAGKSTLMKVLSGVYPYGTYDGEILLYGEEQRFRDIAASEQAGIAIIHQELALIPELSVTENIFLGNEIQHLGRIDWQAQKERTIELLARVGLSEDPDVQIKTLGVGKQQLIEIAKALNKEVKLLILDEPTAALNENDSQHLLDLILGLKAKGIASIMISHKLNEIEQIADEITIIRDGRTVETLDISRGEINEDRIIRGMVGRSLESRYPDRTPEIGEVFFEVKDWWVQHPTVSERMVVKGSNLNVRRGEVVGIAGLMGAGRTEFAMSVFGRSYGTFLSGTLIKDGEEVVLHDVASAIKHGLAYVSEDRKVLGLNLLDTIKRSIVAAKLSKIAKRGVVDARAEFAVAEEYRKVLRIKTPSVEEGVGKLSGGNQQKVVLAKWMFTDPDLLILDEPTRGIDVGAKYEIYAIINQLAAQGKGVIVISSELPELLGISDRIYTVFEGRVTDCIPADQATPEDLMRSMTSATQKASA; from the coding sequence GTGACCGCACGTCGCGAGGAAAGATCCGTGAGCACCACAGCAACGTTGCCTACCGTGTCAGGCCCGATCCTGGAGATGCGCAGCATCACCAAGGAGTTCCCGGGTGTCAAGGCACTCGCCGACGTCTCCATCACCGTCCGCGCCGGCGAGATCCATGCGATCTGCGGCGAGAACGGTGCCGGGAAGTCGACGCTGATGAAGGTCCTGTCCGGGGTGTACCCGTACGGGACCTACGACGGGGAGATCCTGCTCTACGGCGAGGAGCAGCGCTTCCGCGACATCGCCGCCAGCGAGCAGGCCGGGATCGCGATCATCCACCAGGAGCTCGCGCTGATCCCGGAGCTCTCGGTCACCGAGAACATCTTCCTCGGCAACGAGATCCAGCACCTCGGCCGCATCGACTGGCAGGCGCAGAAGGAGCGGACGATCGAGCTGCTCGCCCGGGTCGGTCTGAGCGAGGACCCCGATGTGCAGATCAAGACGCTCGGCGTCGGCAAGCAGCAGCTGATCGAGATCGCGAAGGCGCTCAACAAGGAGGTCAAGCTCCTCATCCTCGACGAGCCGACCGCCGCTCTCAACGAGAACGACTCGCAGCACCTGCTCGACCTGATCCTCGGCCTCAAGGCCAAGGGCATCGCGTCGATCATGATCAGCCACAAGCTCAACGAGATCGAGCAGATCGCCGACGAGATCACCATCATCCGCGACGGCCGCACGGTCGAGACGCTCGACATCTCCCGCGGCGAGATCAACGAGGACCGCATCATCCGCGGCATGGTCGGACGCTCGCTGGAGAGCCGGTACCCCGACCGCACGCCCGAGATCGGCGAGGTGTTCTTCGAGGTCAAGGACTGGTGGGTGCAGCACCCGACCGTCTCGGAGCGCATGGTCGTCAAGGGATCGAACCTCAATGTCCGTCGCGGCGAGGTGGTCGGCATCGCGGGCCTCATGGGCGCGGGTCGCACCGAGTTCGCGATGAGCGTCTTCGGCCGCTCCTACGGCACCTTCCTCTCCGGCACCCTGATCAAGGACGGCGAGGAGGTCGTGCTGCACGACGTGGCCTCGGCCATCAAGCACGGTCTCGCCTACGTGAGCGAGGACCGCAAGGTGCTCGGGCTCAACCTCCTCGACACCATCAAGCGCTCGATCGTCGCCGCCAAGCTCTCCAAGATCGCCAAGCGCGGCGTCGTGGACGCCCGCGCCGAGTTCGCGGTGGCGGAGGAGTACCGCAAGGTGCTCCGCATCAAGACCCCCTCGGTGGAGGAGGGCGTCGGCAAGCTCTCCGGCGGCAACCAGCAGAAGGTCGTGCTGGCGAAGTGGATGTTCACCGACCCCGACCTGCTGATCCTCGACGAGCCCACCCGCGGCATCGACGTGGGAGCGAAGTACGAGATCTACGCGATCATCAACCAGCTCGCCGCGCAGGGCAAGGGCGTCATCGTCATCTCCAGCGAGCTCCCCGAGCTCCTCGGCATCTCCGACCGCATCTACACCGTCTTCGAAGGTCGGGTCACCGACTGCATCCCGGCCGATCAGGCGACACCTGAGGACCTCATGCGCAGCATGACCTCCGCGACCCAGAAAGCATCCGCATGA
- a CDS encoding LacI family DNA-binding transcriptional regulator: protein MSTASERARLPSIRDVARLAGVSHQTVSRVLNDHPSIRPETKAKVLDAIAVLDYRPNLAARALVTSKSNMLGILSATIGEFGPTSSIAGIEDAAREEGYSVSTLNLADTTPEAIGNAVRQLSREQVDGIVVLAPQVRVFHVLRGMSVAMPFVTLQTASGSDGVSLSADQVAGARAATEHLISLGHSDILHLAGPQDWIEAESRMRGYLDGLREADLPTFPPIRGDWTADFGYFAGKELALRRDFTAVFAANDLMAIGLLHGFRDSGLRVPHDVSVIGFDDIPVAAHVAPTLSTVHQDFPELGRRAVRILLAQIRGEQVPEFGPLKTILRARESAAAR, encoded by the coding sequence ATGTCCACCGCCTCCGAGCGTGCGCGGTTGCCGAGTATCCGCGACGTCGCTCGACTCGCCGGTGTGTCCCATCAGACCGTGTCTCGGGTGCTCAACGATCATCCGAGCATCCGTCCGGAGACCAAGGCCAAGGTCCTCGACGCCATCGCGGTGCTCGACTACCGTCCGAACCTCGCCGCCCGCGCGCTGGTGACCAGCAAGTCGAACATGCTGGGGATCCTCTCCGCGACGATCGGGGAGTTCGGCCCGACTTCGTCTATCGCCGGCATCGAGGACGCGGCGCGCGAGGAGGGGTATTCGGTCTCGACCCTGAACCTCGCGGACACCACTCCGGAGGCGATCGGCAATGCGGTGCGCCAGCTCTCCCGGGAGCAGGTCGACGGCATCGTCGTGCTCGCCCCGCAGGTGCGCGTGTTCCATGTCCTGCGCGGCATGTCCGTCGCCATGCCCTTCGTCACGCTGCAGACGGCGTCGGGGTCGGACGGCGTGAGCCTGTCCGCCGACCAGGTGGCCGGCGCGCGAGCCGCCACGGAGCACCTGATCTCGCTCGGCCACAGCGACATCCTGCACCTCGCCGGGCCGCAGGACTGGATCGAGGCGGAGTCGCGCATGCGCGGCTATCTGGACGGCCTGCGCGAGGCGGATCTGCCCACGTTCCCGCCGATCCGCGGTGACTGGACCGCGGACTTCGGCTACTTCGCCGGCAAGGAGCTCGCGCTGCGCCGGGACTTCACGGCCGTGTTCGCCGCGAACGACCTGATGGCGATCGGACTGCTGCACGGCTTCCGGGATTCCGGCCTGCGCGTGCCGCACGACGTGAGCGTGATCGGGTTCGACGACATCCCGGTCGCGGCCCACGTGGCGCCCACCCTCAGCACCGTGCACCAGGACTTCCCGGAACTCGGACGGCGTGCGGTCCGCATCCTCCTCGCGCAGATCCGTGGGGAGCAGGTGCCGGAGTTCGGCCCCCTGAAGACGATTCTGCGCGCCCGCGAGTCGGCCGCAGCCCGCTGA